A region of Argentina anserina chromosome 5, drPotAnse1.1, whole genome shotgun sequence DNA encodes the following proteins:
- the LOC126794523 gene encoding 60S ribosomal protein L34-like, translated as MVQRLTYRSRHSYATKSNQHRIVKTPGGKLVYQTTKKRASGPKCPVTGKRIQGIPHLRPAEYKRSRLSRNRRTVNRAYGGVLSGGAVRERIIRAFLVEEQKIVKKVLKIQKAKERAASKS; from the exons atggtgCAGAGGCTGACGTACCGTTCGCGCCACAGCTATGCTACCAAGTCTAATCAACACCGGATCGTCAAAACTCCGG GTGGGAAGCTTGTCTATCAGACCACTAAGAAGAGAGCTAGTGGACCCAAGTGTCCTGTTACTGGAAAGAGAATCCAAGGG ATTCCTCACTTGAGACCTGCTGAATATAAGAGGTCTAGACTATCAAGGAACAGGAGGACTGTGAATCGTGCCTATGGTGGTGTTCTTTCTGGTGGAGCTGTGAGAGAGAG GATAATTCGAGCCTTTTTGGTGGAAGAGCAGAAGATAGTGAAGAAGGTTTTAAAGATTCAGAAGGCCAAAGAAAGGGCGGCATCAAAGAGCTAA
- the LOC126796458 gene encoding LOW QUALITY PROTEIN: glutathione S-transferase U10-like (The sequence of the model RefSeq protein was modified relative to this genomic sequence to represent the inferred CDS: deleted 2 bases in 1 codon; substituted 1 base at 1 genomic stop codon) → MEGESVKLHGIWASTYSKRVELALKLKGIPYEYIEEDLRKKSQLLLKYNPVHKKIPVLVHNGKPIAESYIIIEYIDETWKTGPKLFPEDPYERAKVRFXFSFIQQQLFESLAQVVTTYGQVEAQEQAVKDVFETDLKKEYLTGGASFTNGTNLGLLDILMVATFGPHKADEEVFGIKMMDPDRNPLLYSWITALKEHPLAKGIDPPHDKHVELLHFFKPTNQARGTESH, encoded by the exons ATGGAAGGAGAGAGCGTAAAACTACACGGAATTTGGGCTAGTACATACTCCAAGAGAGTAGAACTGGCCCTCAAACTCAAAGGCATACCTTACGAGTACATAGAAGAAGATTTGAGAAAAAAGAGTCAATTGCTCCTGAAATACAATCCAGTTCACAAAAAGATTCCAGTACTTGTTCACAATGGAAAACCTATAGCCGAGTCGTACATCATCATCGAATACATTGACGAAACTTGGAAGACTGGTCCTAAGCTGTTCCCTGAAGATCCTTATGAAAGAGCCAAAGTTCGATTCTGATTTAGCTTCATCCAGCAACAG TTGTTTGAGAGCTTGGCACAAGTAGTGACGACTTACGGTCAGGTTGAAGCACAAGAACAAGCAGTGAAGGACGTGTTTGAG ACTGATTTGAAGAAGGAATATCTCACAGGAGGAGCTTCTTTCACCAATGGAACGAATTTGGGACTTCTGGACATATTGATGGTTGCAACATTCGGCCCTCACAAGGCTGATGAAGAAGTGTTTGGTATCAAAATGATGGACCCAGATAGGAACCCGTTACTGTACTCATGGATTACAGCACTGAAGGAGCATCCCTTAGCGAAAGGAATAGACCCTCCTCATGACAAGCATGTTGAGCTCCTCCACTTTTTCAAACCAACAAATCAAGCTAGAGGGACTGAATCACATTAA
- the LOC126793476 gene encoding pentatricopeptide repeat-containing protein At1g74630, giving the protein MTTAEHIFSSLLTKCDTLNSVKHLHAFVHKAGLDTEPLLIGKLLLHCAVTIPHAALDYARGVLLHFPNPDAFMYNTLIRGLADSRDPRSALLLLREMRRGSDASPDSFTFAFALKAAANCRSLRGGMQLHCQALVRQFRSHLFVGTTLVSMYGECGRVGYARKVFDEMPEPNVVAWNAVLTACFRCGDVEGAEEVFGSMPLRDLTSWNIVLAGYVKAGELQLAREAFWRMPVRDDVSWSTMIVAFAQSGCFDEAFGFFRELQRKGVGANEASLTGVLSACAQAGAVEFGRILHGLVEKGGFLSMISVNNALLDMYSKSGNVEMARLVFERMPERKSVVSWTSMIAALAMHGYGKEAIQVFRKMEASGVRPDGITFISVLYACSHAGLVNEGCDYFSKMKEKCGIEPTIEHYGCMVDLYGRAGELQKAYDFVCQLPISPNAIIWRTLLGACSIHGNVELAEHVKEMLCKLDPENSGDHVLLSNVYAGAGKWRDVAAVRRSMSDRYIKKSPGWSVIEVDRVMYSFVAGDITNKITEEAYEKLREIMLNLRFAGGYLPEVGSVLHDIETEDKEDSVFMHSEKLAVAFGLARLPEGRMIRIVKNLRVCRDCHTVMKLISKLYRSEIVVRDRSRFHSFKDGSCSCNDYW; this is encoded by the coding sequence ATGACCACGGCGGAGcatattttctcttctttgctAACCAAATGCGACACTCTCAACTCCGTCAAGCATTTGCACGCCTTTGTTCACAAGGCCGGCCTCGACACGGAGCCGTTACTTATCGGAAAGCTCCTCCTTCACTGCGCCGTCACAATCCCTCACGCCGCGCTCGACTACGCCCGCGGCGTCCTCCTTCATTTCCCCAACCCGGATGCCTTCATGTACAACACCCTCATCCGCGGCCTCGCCGACTCCCGAGACCCGCGCAGTGCGCTTCTCCTGTTGCGCGAAATGCGCCGCGGGTCGGACGCTTCGCCTGACAGCTTCACTTTCGCCTTCGCGCTCAAGGCGGCGGCGAATTGCCGGTCGCTGCGGGGAGGGATGCAGCTGCACTGTCAAGCTTTGGTTCGTCAATTTCGTTCGCATCTTTTTGTTGGGACGACTTTGGTGAGTATGTATGGTGAATGCGGGCGCGTTGGTTATGCGCGGAAGGTGTTCGATGAAATGCCCGAGCCGAATGTCGTCGCGTGGAATGCGGTGCTCACGGCGTGTTTTAGGTGTGGAGATGTGGAGGGTGCGGAGGAAGTGTTTGGTTCGATGCCTTTGAGGGATTTGACGTCGTGGAATATCGTGCTTGCGGGGTACGTGAAGGCGGGTGAGCTTCAGCTGGCGAGGGAGGCGTTTTGGAGGATGCCGGTGAGGGATGATGTGTCTTGGAGTACTATGATTGTAGCGTTTGCTCAGAGCGGTTGTTTTGATGAGGCGTTTGGGTTTTTCAGGGAGCTGCAGCGGAAGGGGGTTGGGGCGAATGAGGCAAGCTTGACTGGGGTGCTGTCTGCGTGCGCGCAGGCTGGAGCGGTTGAGTTTGGTAGAATTTTACATGGTTTGGTGGAGAAGGGTGGATTCCTTTCGATGATTTCGGTTAATAATGCACTCTTGGATATGTACTCTAAGTCTGGAAATGTAGAGATGGCTCGGTTGGTCTTTGAAAGAATGCCGGAGAGGAAGAGTGTTGTTTCTTGGACTTCAATGATAGCCGCACTTGCAATGCATGGTTATGGTAAAGAAGCAATACAAGTTTTCCGTAAGATGGAAGCGTCTGGAGTCAGGCCTGATGGTATCACATTCATTTCAGTTTTGTATGCTTGTAGTCATGCTGGGTTGGTTAATGAAGGATGCGACTATTTTTCTAAGATGAAAGAAAAGTGTGGTATAGAACCAACTATAGAGCATTACGGTTGCATGGTAGACCTATATGGTCGAGCTGGTGAACTGCAGAAAGCCTATGATTTTGTATGTCAGCTGCCAATATCACCGAATGCAATTATATGGCGAACTCTTCTCGGCGCTTGTAGCATTCACGGCAATGTTGAGTTGGCAGAACATGTTAAGGAAATGCTCTGCAAACTCGACCCTGAGAATTCAGGCGACCATGTTCTTTTGTCAAATGTATATGCTGGTGCAGGGAAGTGGAGGGATGTTGCTGCTGTACGAAGATCAATGTCTGACCGGTACATCAAAAAATCTCCGGGTTGGAGTGTGATTGAAGTTGACAGGGTTATGTATAGTTTTGTGGCCGGTGACATAACAAATAAGATAACAGAAGAAGCCTATGAGAAGTTGAGGGAGATAATGTTGAATCTTCGTTTTGCTGGAGGATATTTGCCGGAGGTTGGGAGTGTTTTGCATGACATTGAAACGGAGGACAAAGAAGATTCAGTGTTCATGCATAGTGAAAAACTTGCAGTTGCTTTTGGCCTGGCAAGATTGCCCGAGGGAAGGATGATAAGGATAGTGAAGAATTTGAGGGTTTGTAGAGACTGTCATACAGTGATGAAGCTGATCTCCAAGCTCTATAGATCGGAGATAGTGGTGAGAGATAGAAGCCGCTTCCATTCCTTCAAAGATGGCTCTTGTTCATGCAACGATTACTGGTGA
- the LOC126793477 gene encoding uncharacterized protein LOC126793477 isoform X2 — MSMAFSAAFYTCSRPSLILSCRIRQPNLSQAAGFHRTLTTNNWQWNFKDNSINIYYEEYTKEREGPCKNILMIPTISDVSTVEEWRSVASNIVQQVGDVNWRATIVDWPGLGYSDRPKMDYTADVMEKFLVDFINSPNGPLSGSENDLVVFGGGHAATLTIRAAKRGAVKPKAIAAVAPTWAGPLPIVFGRDSSMETRYGLLRGTIRAPALGWMMYNMLVSNEKSIASQYKSHVYSNADNVTPGIIESRYALTKRKGARYAPAAFLTGLLDAVQSREEFLQLFADMGDKKIPVVVVSTKGSPKRSKAEMEALREAKGVSKFVEVPGALLPQEEYPAIVAEELYEFLQEVMESKH, encoded by the exons ATGTCCATGGCGTTCTCTGCTGCCTTCTACACATGTTCACGACCTTCCCTAATTCTTTCCTGCAGAATCCGTCAACCCAATTTGTCTCAGGCTGCTGGCTTCCACAGAACCCTAACG ACCAATAATTGGCAATGGAATTTCAAGGATAATTCTATTAACATATACTATGAGGAGTATACAAAGGAGAGAGAGGGTCCTTGTAAGAATATCCTTATGATACCAACGATTTCTGATGTTAGCACAGTTGAAGAATGGAGATCAGTAGCAAGTAATATTGTTCAGCAAGTTGGTGATGTTAATTGGCGAGCCACTATAGTTGATTGGCCTGGTCTAGGTTACTCCGATAGGCCAAAGATGGATTACACAGCTGATGTCATGGAGAAATTTCTGGTCGACTTCATAAATTCGCCCAATGGTCCTCTAAGTGGCTCAG AAAATGATCTTGTGGTATTTGGAGGAGGACATGCTGCCACTTTAACCATCCGTGCTGCAAAGCGGGGTGCAGTAAAACCTAAAGCGATAGCTGCTGTTGCACCCACCTGGGCAGGTCCCCTTCCTATTGTGTTTGGTCGAGATTCTAGCATGGAAACGAG GTATGGACTGCTTAGAGGCACCATAAGAGCCCCTGCTTTAGGCTGGATGATGTATAACATGCTTGTCAGCAATGAGAAATCAATTGCATCTCAGTACAAATCACACGTCTATTCAAATGCTGACAATGTGACGCCTGGAATCATTGAAAGTAGATATGCCCTAACTAAAAGGAAAGGTGCTCGATATGCCCCTGCTGCTTTCTTGACCGGTCTACTTGATGCTGTACAATCTAGAGAGGAATTTCTTCAACTCTTTGCTGATATGGGTGACAAAAAGATACCTGTTGTTGTTGTGTCCACTAAAGGATCTCCAAAGAGGTCAAAAGCAGAGATGGAGGCTCTCAGGGAAGCCAAGGGAGTGAGTAAGTTTGTTGAGGTGCCAGGCGCTCTTCTTCCGCAAGAGGAGTATCCTGCTATTGTTGCAGAGGAGCTTTACGAGTTCTTGCAAGAAGTCATGGAATCCAAACATTAG
- the LOC126793477 gene encoding uncharacterized protein LOC126793477 isoform X1, with translation MSMAFSAAFYTCSRPSLILSCRIRQPNLSQAAGFHRTLTVRASTTLDYSKLSVDDKSTAPSKTNNWQWNFKDNSINIYYEEYTKEREGPCKNILMIPTISDVSTVEEWRSVASNIVQQVGDVNWRATIVDWPGLGYSDRPKMDYTADVMEKFLVDFINSPNGPLSGSENDLVVFGGGHAATLTIRAAKRGAVKPKAIAAVAPTWAGPLPIVFGRDSSMETRYGLLRGTIRAPALGWMMYNMLVSNEKSIASQYKSHVYSNADNVTPGIIESRYALTKRKGARYAPAAFLTGLLDAVQSREEFLQLFADMGDKKIPVVVVSTKGSPKRSKAEMEALREAKGVSKFVEVPGALLPQEEYPAIVAEELYEFLQEVMESKH, from the exons ATGTCCATGGCGTTCTCTGCTGCCTTCTACACATGTTCACGACCTTCCCTAATTCTTTCCTGCAGAATCCGTCAACCCAATTTGTCTCAGGCTGCTGGCTTCCACAGAACCCTAACGGTTAGGGCTTCAACCACTTTGGACTACTCCAAGCTCTCTGTGGATGATAAATCCACAGCTCCTTCAAAG ACCAATAATTGGCAATGGAATTTCAAGGATAATTCTATTAACATATACTATGAGGAGTATACAAAGGAGAGAGAGGGTCCTTGTAAGAATATCCTTATGATACCAACGATTTCTGATGTTAGCACAGTTGAAGAATGGAGATCAGTAGCAAGTAATATTGTTCAGCAAGTTGGTGATGTTAATTGGCGAGCCACTATAGTTGATTGGCCTGGTCTAGGTTACTCCGATAGGCCAAAGATGGATTACACAGCTGATGTCATGGAGAAATTTCTGGTCGACTTCATAAATTCGCCCAATGGTCCTCTAAGTGGCTCAG AAAATGATCTTGTGGTATTTGGAGGAGGACATGCTGCCACTTTAACCATCCGTGCTGCAAAGCGGGGTGCAGTAAAACCTAAAGCGATAGCTGCTGTTGCACCCACCTGGGCAGGTCCCCTTCCTATTGTGTTTGGTCGAGATTCTAGCATGGAAACGAG GTATGGACTGCTTAGAGGCACCATAAGAGCCCCTGCTTTAGGCTGGATGATGTATAACATGCTTGTCAGCAATGAGAAATCAATTGCATCTCAGTACAAATCACACGTCTATTCAAATGCTGACAATGTGACGCCTGGAATCATTGAAAGTAGATATGCCCTAACTAAAAGGAAAGGTGCTCGATATGCCCCTGCTGCTTTCTTGACCGGTCTACTTGATGCTGTACAATCTAGAGAGGAATTTCTTCAACTCTTTGCTGATATGGGTGACAAAAAGATACCTGTTGTTGTTGTGTCCACTAAAGGATCTCCAAAGAGGTCAAAAGCAGAGATGGAGGCTCTCAGGGAAGCCAAGGGAGTGAGTAAGTTTGTTGAGGTGCCAGGCGCTCTTCTTCCGCAAGAGGAGTATCCTGCTATTGTTGCAGAGGAGCTTTACGAGTTCTTGCAAGAAGTCATGGAATCCAAACATTAG